The window GGGGCTCGCGTGGCCGGGGGAGACCGGCCGCGCGGAGCGGATCACCGCTGCGCTCGACATCGCCGCGGCCGAGCCTGCGCTGATGGCCGCGGGCGACGCATCCGGCCTCCTCGCGGAGATCGCCGCTCTCGCCCCCCGCGACGCCACTCTGGTCGTCACGACCCCGGGCGTGCTCGCGCACGTTCCCCGTCGCGACCGCGCGGCGATGATCACCGCCGCGCGCGCAGCCGGACGGTGGGTCACGATCGATGAACCGGGACTGCACGACGGATGGACGGCCGTACCCGAGCCGTGGCCGGGCAGGTTCGCTCTCGGTCTCGACGGCGAGATCGTGGCCTCGGTCGATCCGCTCGGCGCGAGCGTGGAGTGGCTGCGCGGAAACTCCGCGACACGGAGCTAGCGTGAGGGGGTGCCCCTCTCCGACCGCGACCGCGCCCTGCTCGCCTTCGAGGCCGAATGGCGCCGGCACGACGGTTCGAAGGAAGAGGCGATCCGCGCCGACCTGGGCATGCCGCCGGCGCGCTACTACCAGCTGCTCGGACGACTGATCGATACGGCTGACGCGCTCGAGCACGATCCGATGCTCGTGCGACGCCTTCGCCGACTCCGCGAGGCGCGGGAGGCGGCGCGCGCCGCCCGGGTGACGCGCACGGCGTCACGCTGACGGGTCTGCTGGGCGCTGGCGGGTAGCATCGTCGGGTGCCGAACCCGACGTATCCGCGAGACCGCTTCGACGACCTCGCAGACGAGACCGGCCGTGTCGGAGCGCACCGTTCCGAGAACCCCCGCCTGCGCGGCGGCGTGATCCTGCTGTGGGCCGTGGTCGCGACCATCGTGCTCGTCGCGGCCGGGATCTTCGGCTCGCTGGTGGTCTCCGGGCGCATCGCGCTGTTCCCGACGACCGCTCCGACGGCGGCACCCCTTCCCGAGGTGGCTCCCGTCGTCGACACCACCTCCACGGTGATCGTGCTCAACGCGTCCGGGCAGCAGGGGCTCGCCACCCAGACCAAGGATGTCCTGGTCACCGCGGGCTGGAACGCCGAATCGGTGCTGCCGGGTGACGCGGGCGGGTCGTTCGAGACGACCACCGTCTACTACTCGCAGACCGACGACGAGGCGGCGGCGCTGGGGGTGGCCGATGTGATCGGCGGTGCGCAGGTCGCGCAGAGCTCGCAGTACGACGCCTATCCGGTCGAGGACAATCCCGCCACCGAGGCCGACGAGACGCAGGCGGTGCGCTTGGTGGTCGTGATCGGAACCGACCGGGTCACGGGAGCGACTCCCGCCTCCTGACGCCCGGTTCGCGGGGCCTGTGTTTCCGGCGCGTAAACACTTGGATGCACGCGTGTCACAGTATGCCTCCGGACGGTGATCGGCCGGGCGGGCCGTGCCTAACATGGGGCTCGTCGCACAGCATCAGGAGAGTCGCATGACCCAGGGCACCGTCAAATGGTTCAACGCCGAAAAAGGCTTCGGCTTCATCACCGCGGGTGATGGCCAGGACGTCTTCGTCCATTACTCGAACATCGACATGACCGGCTTCCGCGTCCTCGAGGAGGGCCAGGCGGTCGAGTTCACGGTGGGCGCCGGACAGAAGGGCCCCCAGGCCGAATCGGTGCGCGTGGTCTGACCCGTCACCCCACGTCTTCGCCGCAGCATCCCGTCTCGGATGCTGCGGCGTTTCTCTTTGCGTCGGGGACCCTCCCCGCAGCTTGCACTCCCTAGGGGAGAGTGCCAAGATGGGATTAGCACTCGACTTCGTTGAGTGCTAAAGACTCTGTCTACCCAACGTCCGGGAGGGACGACAAAACATGGCAAAAATCATCGCTTTCGATGAGGAGGCCCGTCGCGGTCTCGAGCGCGGCCTCAACATTCTCGCCGACGCCGTCAAGGTGACGCTGGGCCCCCGTGGCCGCAACGTCGTGCTCGAGAAGAAGTGGGGCGCTCCCACCATCACGAACGACGGCGTCTCGATCGCCAAGGAGATCGAACTCGACGACCCGTTCGAGAAGATCGGCGCCGAGCTCGTCAAGGAGGTCGCCAAGAAGACCGACGACGTCGCCGGTGACGGCACGACGACGGCCACGGTGCTCGCTCAGGCACTCGTCCGCGAAGGCCTGCGCAACGTCGCAGCCGGCGCCGACCCCATCTCGCTCAAGAAGGGCATCGAGAAGGCCGTCAAGGCCATCACCGATGAGCTCCTCGCCAGCGCGAAGGAGGTCGACGGCAAGGCTCAGATCGCCGCGACCGCATCGATCTCGGCCGCTGACCCCGCCATCGGCGAGCTCATCGCCGAGGCCATCGACAAGGTCGGCAAGGAAGGCGTCGTCACCGTCGAGGAGTCGAACACCTTCGGCACCGAGCTCGAGCTCACCGAGGGCATGCGCTTCGACAAGGGGTACATCAACCCCTACTTCGTCACCGACCCCGAGCGCCAGGAAGCGGTCTTCGAAGACCCCTACATCCTGATCGCGAACCAGAAGATCTCGAACATCAAGGATCTCCTCCCGATCGTCGACAAGGTGATCCAGGAGGGCAAGGAGCTCCTCATCATCGCCGAGGACGTCGAGGGCGAAGCTCTCGCGACTCTGGTGCTCAACAAGATCCGCGGCATCTTCAAGTCGGTCGCCGTCAAGGCTCCCGGCTTCGGCGACCGTCGCAAGGCGCAGCTGCAGGACATCGCGATCCTCACCGGCGGCCAGGTCATCACCGAAGAGGTCGGCCTCAAGCTCGAGAACGCCACGACCGACCTGCTCGGCCGTGCGCGCAAGGTCATCATCACCAAGGACGAGACGACCATCGTCGAGGGTGCGGGCGACTCGGCTCAGATCGAGGGTCGCGTGACCCAGATCCGCCGCGAGATCGAGAACACCGACAGCGACTACGACCGCGAGAAGCTCCAGGAGCGCCTCGCCAAGCTCGCCGGCGGCGTCGCCGTCATCAAGGCGGGTGCGGCGACCGAGGTCGAGCTCAAGGAGCGCAAGCACCGCATCGAAGACGCCGTTCGCAACGCGAAGGCCGCCGTCGAAGAGGGCATCGTCGCCGGTGGTGGCGTCGCCCTCATCCAGGCCGGCAAGGTCGCGCTGGCGACCCTCTCGCTCACGGGCGACGAGGCGACCGGTGCGAACATCGTGCGTGTCGCGATCGAGGCTCCGCTCAAGCAGATCGCGCTGAACGCCGGTCTCGAGCCCGGCGTCGTCGCGAACAAGGTCGCGGAGCTCCCCGTCGGACACGGCCTCAACGCCGCGACCGGCGAGTACGGAGACCTCTTCGAGCAGGGCATCATCGACCCGGCCAAGGTCACGCGCTCGGCGCTGCAGAACGCAGCATCCATCGCGGGCCTGTTCCTCACGACCGAGGCCGTCGTCGCCGACAAGCCCGAGAAGGCGGCGGCTCCGGCCGGCGACCCGACCGGCGGCATGGACTTCTGATCCACGCTCGATAGTCGAAAAGAACGGCCCCTCCACTTCGGAGGGGCCGTTCTTTCGTTGCGGTCAGCGGAACAGGCTCGTGCTCGCCTGCTCGACGTCGGCGTACTGACGCCCGGCCACGGCGAGGGCGCCGTTGATGTCGGCAAGGCTCTCTTCGACCTGGCGCTGCGTCGCCCGCCAGCGTTCGACGACCCCCTGGAACGCGATCGCGGCCGAGCCGGTCCACGATCCCTGCAGTCGGGTGAGCTGCGACATCAGCGCGGTCGACTCGGACTCGAGTCGGCCGACCGTGCCCTGGACGAGCGAGGTGGCGGTGAGGACCTCGTCGCTGTCGACGGAGAATCTGGCCAAGGGGGCTTCCTTTCGATCGGATGCCGCCACGCTAGGCCGCCGGGGAGCGCCGCCCGTGGGTGGATGCCACCGTCGTGCACAGCCGCCGGCGAGCGGCGCCTGGGGAGGGACCGACGACACGCGACCGCGGGAGGAGATCTCATGAGCGGAGGATCGCTCGCTCGGCCAGTATCCGCCGGCGGTGACATCTCCTCCGTTCGCTGCGTGCGCGAGAGCGTCAGCGAGAGGACGGCGAGTCTTGCCGGGGCAGCGGCTGCGTGTCGAGGCCCTCGTCGGGGGCCTCGGGGGTGGTGTCGACGAGCGGCAGCGAGACGCGGAAGGTCGCCCCGCCGCCCGGGGTGTCGGTGACCGAGACGGTGCCGTTCAGCGCGTCGACGATCGACGCCACGATCGACAGACCCAGCCCCGCACCCCCCGTCTCGCGGGTGCGCGAGGTGTCGGCCCGCCAGAAGCGCTGGAAGATCTGGTCGCGGATCTGCTCGGGCACGCCCTCCCCGTGGTCGATGATCTCGATCCAGCCCATGCCGGCCTCGCGGTCGGCTCCGACGCGGAGCCCGATGGGCGAGTCGTCGGCCGTGAACCGTCGTGCATTGCCGAGAAGGTTCGCGATGACCTGACGGATGCGGTTCTCCTCCCCGAGCACGATGGGCTCCACGACCTCGGACTCCGGCTCCTCCACGACGTCCGCCTGCGCGTCGTCGGTGCGCGGGCGGCGGCGCAGGCGCGAGAAGGTCGCGCCCGCGATCGCGATGGCGGAGGTCGCCGGGATCGTGCGTCGCCGGCCGTCGCCGACCGGCTTCGGCCCGGCCGGTTCTGCGGGTTCTGCGGGTGCGGGCGGCGGCTCGAGGGCCGGGGCGGGGGCGATCTCCGTCGTGTCGTCGACGGTGACGACGCGCTGCGGTGACGCGGCGCGCAGGTCGAGCGCGGCGTCACGGGCCAGCGGACGCAGGTCGATCGGAACGATCTCGACGTCTCGTCGTTCGTCGAGGCGGGCGAGCGCCAAGAGGTCTTCGACGAGCACCCCCATGCGGATCGCCTCCTTCTCGATGCGCTCCATCGACTGCGCCACGTCTTCTTCGCTGCGGATGGCGCCCATGCGGTAGAGCTCGGCGTAGCCGCGCACCGTGACCAGCGGCGTCCGCAGCTCGTGGCTCGCGTCGCCGATGAAACGCCGCATCTGGCGAACGGTCGCGTCGCGTTGACGAAGGGAAGCGTCCACGCGCCCGAGCATCGTATTGATCGCGGCCTTCAGACGACCGACCTCCGTGCCCGGCACGACGTCGGCCATGCGCTGGCTGAAGTCGCCGGCGGCGATAGCCATCGCGGTGGTCTCCACCTGCCCGAGTCCGCGGAAGGTCAGCGTGACGAGGTAGCGCGTCGCGATGGCGCTCGCGACGAGGATGAGCAGCGCGAGCACGCTGTAGATGCCCACGAACGTGCCGACGACACGCTCGGTCGGAGCGAGCGACTGGGCGACCAGCTGCGTGTACGTATTGACCCCGAGCGGCTGGACGACATCGACACTCGCGAGAAACGCCTCGCTGGAGCCGTTCACGTACAGATAGAAAGGTGCACGACCCTTCGTGATGGTCGTGTCGAGCGAGAAGGTCTGCGGGAACACGGGGGGCGTCTCGCCGTTGCCGCCCGTGGCCATGACGAACTGGCCGGCCGGGTCGTAGATGGCGACGAAGTACTCCGTCGGTGCGGCGGTCTCGTCGACGGTGAACGACAGGACTCCGCCGTAGTCCTCGATGTTCATCAGAGCGGTGGTGAGGTCGG is drawn from Microbacterium hatanonis and contains these coding sequences:
- a CDS encoding LytR C-terminal domain-containing protein translates to MPNPTYPRDRFDDLADETGRVGAHRSENPRLRGGVILLWAVVATIVLVAAGIFGSLVVSGRIALFPTTAPTAAPLPEVAPVVDTTSTVIVLNASGQQGLATQTKDVLVTAGWNAESVLPGDAGGSFETTTVYYSQTDDEAAALGVADVIGGAQVAQSSQYDAYPVEDNPATEADETQAVRLVVVIGTDRVTGATPAS
- a CDS encoding DUF3263 domain-containing protein gives rise to the protein MPLSDRDRALLAFEAEWRRHDGSKEEAIRADLGMPPARYYQLLGRLIDTADALEHDPMLVRRLRRLREAREAARAARVTRTASR
- the groL gene encoding chaperonin GroEL (60 kDa chaperone family; promotes refolding of misfolded polypeptides especially under stressful conditions; forms two stacked rings of heptamers to form a barrel-shaped 14mer; ends can be capped by GroES; misfolded proteins enter the barrel where they are refolded when GroES binds), coding for MAKIIAFDEEARRGLERGLNILADAVKVTLGPRGRNVVLEKKWGAPTITNDGVSIAKEIELDDPFEKIGAELVKEVAKKTDDVAGDGTTTATVLAQALVREGLRNVAAGADPISLKKGIEKAVKAITDELLASAKEVDGKAQIAATASISAADPAIGELIAEAIDKVGKEGVVTVEESNTFGTELELTEGMRFDKGYINPYFVTDPERQEAVFEDPYILIANQKISNIKDLLPIVDKVIQEGKELLIIAEDVEGEALATLVLNKIRGIFKSVAVKAPGFGDRRKAQLQDIAILTGGQVITEEVGLKLENATTDLLGRARKVIITKDETTIVEGAGDSAQIEGRVTQIRREIENTDSDYDREKLQERLAKLAGGVAVIKAGAATEVELKERKHRIEDAVRNAKAAVEEGIVAGGGVALIQAGKVALATLSLTGDEATGANIVRVAIEAPLKQIALNAGLEPGVVANKVAELPVGHGLNAATGEYGDLFEQGIIDPAKVTRSALQNAASIAGLFLTTEAVVADKPEKAAAPAGDPTGGMDF
- a CDS encoding WXG100 family type VII secretion target — its product is MARFSVDSDEVLTATSLVQGTVGRLESESTALMSQLTRLQGSWTGSAAIAFQGVVERWRATQRQVEESLADINGALAVAGRQYADVEQASTSLFR
- a CDS encoding cold-shock protein encodes the protein MTQGTVKWFNAEKGFGFITAGDGQDVFVHYSNIDMTGFRVLEEGQAVEFTVGAGQKGPQAESVRVV
- a CDS encoding sensor histidine kinase, with the protein product MAFLRNTLVESVSTSVQQLAATDLTTALMNIEDYGGVLSFTVDETAAPTEYFVAIYDPAGQFVMATGGNGETPPVFPQTFSLDTTITKGRAPFYLYVNGSSEAFLASVDVVQPLGVNTYTQLVAQSLAPTERVVGTFVGIYSVLALLILVASAIATRYLVTLTFRGLGQVETTAMAIAAGDFSQRMADVVPGTEVGRLKAAINTMLGRVDASLRQRDATVRQMRRFIGDASHELRTPLVTVRGYAELYRMGAIRSEEDVAQSMERIEKEAIRMGVLVEDLLALARLDERRDVEIVPIDLRPLARDAALDLRAASPQRVVTVDDTTEIAPAPALEPPPAPAEPAEPAGPKPVGDGRRRTIPATSAIAIAGATFSRLRRRPRTDDAQADVVEEPESEVVEPIVLGEENRIRQVIANLLGNARRFTADDSPIGLRVGADREAGMGWIEIIDHGEGVPEQIRDQIFQRFWRADTSRTRETGGAGLGLSIVASIVDALNGTVSVTDTPGGGATFRVSLPLVDTTPEAPDEGLDTQPLPRQDSPSSR